In a single window of the Micromonospora sp. WMMD1155 genome:
- a CDS encoding response regulator transcription factor, which translates to MRVLIVEDDAQVRAAVAAALRSAGLAVDEAADWRHADVNLSVNAYDCVVLDRILTDGDSAGPLHDRRRRGLTVPVLMLTALDDPHDRVDGFEAGADDYVSKPFFTNELIQRVRALCRRGGVIHPAVLRVDDIEMDVARREVRRAGVLQILTPKEFAVLEMLMVHDPSVVSRTDLIEHCWDEAADPASNVVDVIIAQLRRKLGEPTVIVTVRGAGYRLLSAR; encoded by the coding sequence ATGCGGGTGCTGATCGTTGAGGACGACGCGCAGGTGCGTGCGGCGGTCGCCGCCGCCCTGCGCTCGGCCGGCCTCGCTGTCGACGAGGCCGCCGACTGGCGGCACGCGGACGTCAACCTGAGCGTCAATGCCTACGACTGCGTTGTCCTCGACCGGATTCTGACCGACGGCGACTCGGCCGGGCCGCTGCACGACCGGCGGCGCCGGGGGCTGACCGTCCCGGTGCTCATGCTCACCGCGTTGGACGACCCGCACGACCGGGTGGACGGCTTCGAGGCGGGCGCCGACGACTACGTGTCCAAGCCGTTCTTCACCAATGAGCTGATCCAGCGGGTCCGGGCGCTGTGCCGGCGTGGCGGTGTGATCCACCCTGCGGTGCTCCGCGTCGACGACATCGAGATGGATGTCGCCCGCCGCGAGGTGCGTCGGGCCGGCGTCCTGCAGATCCTCACGCCCAAGGAGTTCGCGGTGCTGGAGATGCTGATGGTCCACGACCCGTCCGTGGTCAGCCGTACCGACCTGATCGAGCACTGCTGGGACGAGGCGGCCGATCCGGCGTCCAACGTGGTCGACGTGATCATCGCGCAACTGCGGCGCAAGCTCGGTGAGCCCACGGTGATCGTCACCGTGCGGGGCGCCGGCTACCGCCTGCTGTCCGCCCGGTGA